A DNA window from Hordeum vulgare subsp. vulgare chromosome 1H, MorexV3_pseudomolecules_assembly, whole genome shotgun sequence contains the following coding sequences:
- the LOC123402203 gene encoding NAD(P)H-quinone oxidoreductase subunit S, chloroplastic-like, with product MAPATPSFLRPPQLHPHRIRLPAPLPSASFRLSEILGGRGLCNGEVGIRKELLSPTPPSPPPSTPSGDSSSGCAELDPPAVDLDAFEKEMMGLTDSFPGGEVGLKDFVAKNPPPPPKRAQTDGKASSAVVPAGRPRPPELPLFLPGMVVLVKNTNNASHMYCSIMQRVTDGKVGVLFEGGNWDRLITFGVDELEGREKGPPMVNPKSVVLEALVEA from the coding sequence ATGGCGCCCGCCACCCCCTCCTTCCTTCGGCCCCCGCAGCTGCATCCCCACCGCATCCGCCTGCCCGCCCCTCTTCCCTCCGCGTCCTTCCGCCTCTCCGAAATCCTCGGTGGCCGCGGCCTCTGCAACGGCGAGGTCGGCATCCGCAAGGAGCTCCTTTCGCCCACCCCGCCCTCACCTCCTCCGTCCACGCCCTCGGGAGACTCCTCGTCAGGATGCGCCGAGTTGGACCCGCCGGCTGTGGACCTGGACGCGTTCGAGAAGGAGATGATGGGCCTCACGGACAGCTTCCCCGGCGGCGAGGTCGGGCTCAAGGACTTTGTCGCCAAGaacccgcctcctcctcccaagAGAGCCCAGACGGACGGGAAAGCGTCCTCCGCCGTGGTTCCGGCGGGGCGTCCTAGGCCGCCGGAGCTGCCGCTGTTCCTCCCCGGCATGGTGGTGCTCGTCAAGAACACCAACAACGCGTCCCACATGTACTGCAGCATCATGCAGCGCGTCACCGATGGGAAGGTGGGGGTGTTGTTCGAGGGCGGGAACTGGGATAGGCTCATCACCTTCGGCGTCGACGAGCTCGAGGGCCGGGAGAAGGGCCCGCCCATGGTGAACCCCAAGTCGGTCGTGCTCGAGGCGCTCGTCGAGGCCTAG